The DNA region AAATGCCGGAAATTACTGCGGCTCCGGGTATCGCGGAGGAAGAAAAGGCGTCCGCGGGGGAGAGATCCTTGTTGAGGGAGATGTTGGAGACTACTGCGCCGAGTGTCTTTTTGGCGGATTGGTCCACGTAAAAGGAAATGCAGGGATTCACGCCGGATGCAACATGAAAGGCGGAAAACTTCTGATCGAAGGTGACTGTCTGATGCCCTGCGGGGACATGTTCGACGGAGAGGCTATGGTGTACGGGCATGTAACGGATTTTCTCCCCACCTTCGTAGAGACAGGTAAAGTTACTGACAATGGGCATACACTTACGGTTTTCAAAGGCGATATGGCACACCGAAATCCGAAAGGAACCCTTCGGGTCGGATCATTCGATCGGATTTGAAAAGATCCCTTTTTTTCATCCTAATTTGAAGAGGAAATGCGTGTGGCTTTTCCACAACTCTTCGTCATGCACTCAACCATTTTAACTCTTCCGAACCAAATATATAAACAGGTTTAACGTTTACATGGCAAAAGATCAGATACGTAACGGACGGCTGGAGGGGGAAAGATCTGCCTTGATCGAGCAGTATCTATCCTCTATGGAAGCGGACAAACAGATAGCAGAAAGCGACATCAGAGTTGACATCGCGCATATTCTGATGCTTCGAAAACAGAACTTGATCGACGGAGCATCCGCCAAAAAACTGCTGACGGCTCTGCTGGGATACCTGGAAAACGGACTTCCCGAGAATGCATTCGATATGACCCGCGAGGATATCCATGCCGGGATCGAAGCACAACTCATCGCCGATGCCGGTTCGGATGCCGGAGGGCGGATGCACCTTGGCCGCAGCAGAAATGACGAGGTGGCGACCTGTCTTCGCATGCGGACCCGCGAACTGCTTATCGATACCCTGACGGCATTATTTGAACTGCGTCAGTCGCTTATATCCCGTGCAGAGGAGCACACAACCACAATAATGCCCGGTTTTACGCATCTTCAGCATGCCCAGCCGACAACGCTCGCCCATTATCTTCTTGCCTACGAAAGTCTCTTTGCCCGTGACACGTCCCGTCTCTTCGACGCATATACGCGTGTGAATATTTCCCCGCTGGGGTCGGCTGCTTTTGCCGGAACGGGTTTTCCCATCGACCGCAGTCTGACCGCCGAATATCTCGGATTTGCCAACCCGATGGAAAACAGCATGGACGCTGTTGCGAATCGCGATTTTATTGTCGAAACTCTGAGCGATCTTGCGATCCTGATGACCAACATCAGCCGTATCTGCGAAGAGCTGATCCTCTGGTCTACCTCGTTTGTTAAGTTCGTCAATCTGAACGATGCCTACTGCTCGACGAGCAGCATCATGCCTCAGAAGAAAAATCCTGACACGCTCGAGATCATGCGTGCAAAAAGCGCTGCCGTGATCGGTGAACTTACCGCAGCTCTTACGCTGATCAAATCCCTTCCGATGAGCTATAACCGCGATCTGCAGGATCTGAATCCGCATTTATGGAATGCGTTCCGTCAGACAAATATGTCTCTTCCTCTTCTAGCAGAAATCATTTCTACTGCCGAGTTCAATGTGCCTGTGATGAAAAAGCAGGCCGTGGTCGGCAATACGACCGCCACCGAGCTTGCCGATTTCCTTGTGCGGGAGTATAATATTCCGTTCAGAACCGCCCACAACATAGTCGGCAGGGCAGTCAAACTCGGATCCCTTGATCTTGACATAGTGGACAGTGTGGCAAAAGAGCTTGCAAACATTTCCCTCAAAGAAAAGGGACTGACCGAAGAAACGATCAAGAAGGTCCTTCACCCGGTAACCATTCTCCGGCAGAAGCAGAGTTTCGGTTCGCCGAATCCGAAGATGATGAAAAAAGCCGTAAAGGTGGCCGATATCCGCCTGGTCCAGGATCAGGTGACGGGAGATATCCTGCAGGATCAGCTGAGAGATGCCGACGAAAAAATGAAAACAGCTATACAGGAACTAGATTTATGACTTTCAATAATAGTGATCCGGTATCCGTAATGTTTGCGGGGATCGAGATGGACGGTATTTACATCAACCGTTCCGGCGAACATGCGATCGTAAAACTTTCGAGCGGCTACAACATCTGTGTCCCCGAATCCTTCTGCTCGCCTAAGGAAAAGACGGCCCCTGCAGAAAAACCAGTCGTATCTCCTTTGAAGCAGGATGCATCCCTGCCGCTTCTTTCAATAATTTCGACCGGCGGAACAATTGCAAGTACGGTCGATTACCGGACGGGCGCCGTATCTTCCAAGTTCACGGCCGAAGATATTCTCCGCAGCATCCCGGAACTTGCCGGAATTGCCCGATATCATACGCTTCAGCCGTTCCAGGTCCTCTCCGAGAATATGAATCCGGCCATGTGGCAGGAACTTGCCCGGACGATTCACGATGAAATTCTCAAAGGTGCACAGGGAATCATTGTCACGCACGGGACGGATACGATGCTCTACAGCGCTGCCGCCGTTTCCTTTATGTTGAATACGCCGGTCCCGATCGTATTTGTCGGAGCTCAGCGGAGTGCCGACCGTCCGAGCAGTGATAACGCGATGAATGCAATCTGCTCGGCAAAAGCCGCGGTCAGCGATCTTGGCGAAGTGGTTGTATGCATGCATGCGACCGAAAGCGATACGACCTGTGCTCTTCACCGGGCGACCCGTGTTCGCAAAAACCACACCTCCCGCCGTGATGCATTCCAAAGCATCGGACGTGAGCCGGTCGGAGGGATCGGGTATCCCGATGGAACGGTTGTTCTTGCAAATGATGCGGTCCTTCGCGGAACAGAAGAGCTTCGTCTCTCCGACAATCTTGCATCGAACTGCGGCCTGATTCAGTATTATCCGGGAATGAATCCTGCCGTCATCGATGCATTCAAGGGGTACAAAGGTCTCGTGATCGCAGGAACGGGTCTCGGGCATGTTGGAACCGACTGTATCAAGAGTATCACCGGTCTTACCACCTCCGGTACGACGGTTGTCATGACTTCTCAGTGTCAGGCAGGCAGCGTCTGCGACCGCGTGTATGAGACCGGACGTGATCTTCTGGATGCCGGAGTCATCGAAGGAGGAAGTATGCTTCCCGAAGTCGCACTCGTAAAACTGATGTGGGTCCTTGGAAATGCCACCCGAAAAGAGGATATCAAGCGCCTTATGCAGACGAATCTCAAGGGTGAACTTGCGTATGATCTCTGGAGGTATGCATAATGGATTATGAAGCGATTGGTCTGAAGGCCGGCCTGGAGATCCACCAGCAGCTCAACACCAAAGAAAAACTCTTCTGTCACTCCCCGACGGTTGTCTGCGACTCAGCCGAACACACCGGCGAGGTAAGCAGATATCTCAGGATCGCGACCTCCGAGATGGGCGACGTGGATCGTGCGGCAAAAGAAGAGCTGATGAATCAGCGTCTTTTCACGTATTACACATACGATACGACAGGTCTTGTCGAGATCGACGAAGAGCCGCCGGCCCCCCTCAACCCGGATGCACTCGATGTTGTCTTAACGATCGCCAAGATGTTCAACATGACCCCTCTTCCGGAGATCCACACGATGCGCAAGATGATCGTCGACGGTTCGGCAACCAGCGGTTTCCAGAGAACCGCCCTGGTCGCGCTGAACGGAGCGATCGAGCATGCATGCAGGGTCGAGACGGTCGCAGTAGAAGAGGAGGCATGTCAGCGTGTCGAAGACACGATCTTCTCCGTCGATAGACTTGGAATTCCTCTGATTGAGATCACCACATCTCCATGCATGAAAACTCCCGAGGAGGTCCATGATATTGCCCAGTATATCGGCATGACGCTTCGGTCGACCGGCCGGGTCAAACGCGGGCTTGGCACGATCCGTCAGGATGTCAACGTCTCGATCAGAGACGGCGCCCGGGTTGAGATTAAAGGTGTTCAGGAGCTTGATCTCATCGCAGAGGTCGTCCGCCGCGAGGTCCAGAGACAGCTCTCCCTTATTGCCATCCGGGATGAACTGCTGGCAAGAAATGCCATGGTGAACGGAGAAGTGTATGATGTCACCTCCGTCTTTGCCAAGACCCAGTCCCAGGTCCTGAAAAAAGCCCGCGTGATCCTTGGAACCGTTCTTCACGGATTCAACGGTCTTGTCGGTCTTGAGATCCAGACGGGCCGCCGTCTGGGGTCGGAGATGTCCGATTACGCAAAGAAATGCGGTGTCGGCGGACTCTTCCACACCGACGAGCTGCCTGCCTACGGTGTTACCGAAGAGGAGGTCTTTGTCCTGAAAGAAACACTCGGCGCAGGACCGAATGATGCCGTCGTTATCGTCGCCGCCACGGAACAGAAATGCCGCTGCGCCATGCAGATGATCATTCGCCGTGCGAAGATGGCGTTTGAAGGTGTTCCCGAAGAGACCAGAAAGATGCTTGAGGGCGGTTCGACCGCGTACATGCGTCCGCTTCCGGGTGCTGCACGTATGTATCCGGAGACCGATATTCTGCCGGTCCCGGTCACGAGAGAGTATTGGGAGAGTATCGCGACCCCAGAACTTTTGTCGGTGAAAGCGGAGCGTTTCGTCAGCGAGTACGGCCTTGATGCCGGCATGGCCAGACAGATGGCTTTCTCTGAAAAACTTCCGCTCTTCGAGCGCGCAGTGTCTGAAGGAATCCGGCCGGTGTTTGCGGCAAGAACGATCCTTGCTTCGCTCAAGGAGTTGTCGCGGGCAGGAATCTCTCCCGACGCTTTATCCGATGACTCGATTATTTCGGTGATGAAGACCGTTGAAGCAGGAAATGCGGCAAAAGAAGCCGTATTGGATATTTTAACGGCATGCGCCAAGGGAATGTCCGTCTCCGATGCCGTCAGCCGTGTTGCCCCGGCATTCTCCCGCGAAGAACTTCAGGATCTGGTGCACGGTATCGTGAATGATCGTATGGAGTTCATTCGTACCCGCGGGAAGGCCGCTCTCGGCCCCGTTATGGGGGTAGTTATGAAGGAAGTACGCGGACGGATCGATGGAAAAGTAGTTTCCGAAGTACTGGATGAGGAACTCGGCCGTATCCTCTGAGGATATACGGGTGAGGCGTAGAGATATGTTTAAGTGAATAGGGCACTAACAAAATACGGAGTTCAATATGGGTAAGACAGGAAGTATCAACTGGCACCAGGTAAAAGGTGTCAACGGTCAGATTCGCCTTGTCCCGCAGAAAGAGGGAGAGGTCAAAAAGCCCGGACCGAATCAGAGATTCAAGAGAGCAAGCATCGTCTCAAAGATTGAGAGCCGCATGGCAAACAATCCGCAGCAGGGACGTGGACGTGGACGCGGTCCAAAGATCGCCGATCAGCGTATCCGCCGCCGGATCCGCCGCTCGAAGAAATCCATGATGGGCGCAAAAGCAAAAGCAAAGCGTTAACATTTCACATCAATTTTTCTTAATCATCAATACATGATGCGGAATATCCCGCGTCATTCTTTTTCACTTGTTTGTAAAATCAGGTTTGTTTTTCGAATTTTGATTTCACAGTTTTCCTTTTCGGCAAAATCTTGGGTGTTTTTCAAGCCGCTGCGAGAATTAAAAGAGGACTTACGCAGTGTGATCTCAAATGAAAAAAACTGACGTAATTTGAGACGTACTTCGATTTTGTGTACGGCATTAGTGTAGACACAAGAGAAAAACCAACCGCGAATCTCCGCGAATAAACGCCAATCGCATTTTCCTTACGTTCGGGTGCTCTGCTCCGGCTTATCGCCTACGCAGGAATCGCACCCTCACTTGAAAAATGCTATCGGAAAAACCCGCGTGCGGGTTTTTCTGTTGTTTCATTATATTTTTGATTACACAAAAAAGAGATGTTTACGGAGAGAAAAACCGGCACGCCGGTTTTTCCCAGCATTTTTCCAGACG from Methanocorpusculum labreanum Z includes:
- a CDS encoding formylmethanofuran dehydrogenase subunit C, producing the protein MRRITLFLREEINPYLPIEAESICPETLSKRIDVPVYVGNEQKMLKDVFYIRVDGEAAGPSATEIVLAGDCHQVKRVGEYMTDGKIIVEGDIGMHCGDFMSGGTIEIMGNAGHWLGREMLGGKILCHGNAGNYCGSGYRGGRKGVRGGEILVEGDVGDYCAECLFGGLVHVKGNAGIHAGCNMKGGKLLIEGDCLMPCGDMFDGEAMVYGHVTDFLPTFVETGKVTDNGHTLTVFKGDMAHRNPKGTLRVGSFDRI
- the argH gene encoding argininosuccinate lyase; protein product: MAKDQIRNGRLEGERSALIEQYLSSMEADKQIAESDIRVDIAHILMLRKQNLIDGASAKKLLTALLGYLENGLPENAFDMTREDIHAGIEAQLIADAGSDAGGRMHLGRSRNDEVATCLRMRTRELLIDTLTALFELRQSLISRAEEHTTTIMPGFTHLQHAQPTTLAHYLLAYESLFARDTSRLFDAYTRVNISPLGSAAFAGTGFPIDRSLTAEYLGFANPMENSMDAVANRDFIVETLSDLAILMTNISRICEELILWSTSFVKFVNLNDAYCSTSSIMPQKKNPDTLEIMRAKSAAVIGELTAALTLIKSLPMSYNRDLQDLNPHLWNAFRQTNMSLPLLAEIISTAEFNVPVMKKQAVVGNTTATELADFLVREYNIPFRTAHNIVGRAVKLGSLDLDIVDSVAKELANISLKEKGLTEETIKKVLHPVTILRQKQSFGSPNPKMMKKAVKVADIRLVQDQVTGDILQDQLRDADEKMKTAIQELDL
- the gatD gene encoding Glu-tRNA(Gln) amidotransferase subunit GatD encodes the protein MTFNNSDPVSVMFAGIEMDGIYINRSGEHAIVKLSSGYNICVPESFCSPKEKTAPAEKPVVSPLKQDASLPLLSIISTGGTIASTVDYRTGAVSSKFTAEDILRSIPELAGIARYHTLQPFQVLSENMNPAMWQELARTIHDEILKGAQGIIVTHGTDTMLYSAAAVSFMLNTPVPIVFVGAQRSADRPSSDNAMNAICSAKAAVSDLGEVVVCMHATESDTTCALHRATRVRKNHTSRRDAFQSIGREPVGGIGYPDGTVVLANDAVLRGTEELRLSDNLASNCGLIQYYPGMNPAVIDAFKGYKGLVIAGTGLGHVGTDCIKSITGLTTSGTTVVMTSQCQAGSVCDRVYETGRDLLDAGVIEGGSMLPEVALVKLMWVLGNATRKEDIKRLMQTNLKGELAYDLWRYA
- the gatE gene encoding Glu-tRNA(Gln) amidotransferase subunit GatE, whose amino-acid sequence is MDYEAIGLKAGLEIHQQLNTKEKLFCHSPTVVCDSAEHTGEVSRYLRIATSEMGDVDRAAKEELMNQRLFTYYTYDTTGLVEIDEEPPAPLNPDALDVVLTIAKMFNMTPLPEIHTMRKMIVDGSATSGFQRTALVALNGAIEHACRVETVAVEEEACQRVEDTIFSVDRLGIPLIEITTSPCMKTPEEVHDIAQYIGMTLRSTGRVKRGLGTIRQDVNVSIRDGARVEIKGVQELDLIAEVVRREVQRQLSLIAIRDELLARNAMVNGEVYDVTSVFAKTQSQVLKKARVILGTVLHGFNGLVGLEIQTGRRLGSEMSDYAKKCGVGGLFHTDELPAYGVTEEEVFVLKETLGAGPNDAVVIVAATEQKCRCAMQMIIRRAKMAFEGVPEETRKMLEGGSTAYMRPLPGAARMYPETDILPVPVTREYWESIATPELLSVKAERFVSEYGLDAGMARQMAFSEKLPLFERAVSEGIRPVFAARTILASLKELSRAGISPDALSDDSIISVMKTVEAGNAAKEAVLDILTACAKGMSVSDAVSRVAPAFSREELQDLVHGIVNDRMEFIRTRGKAALGPVMGVVMKEVRGRIDGKVVSEVLDEELGRIL
- a CDS encoding DUF5350 domain-containing protein encodes the protein MGKTGSINWHQVKGVNGQIRLVPQKEGEVKKPGPNQRFKRASIVSKIESRMANNPQQGRGRGRGPKIADQRIRRRIRRSKKSMMGAKAKAKR